A segment of the Brevundimonas sp. M20 genome:
CGATGATCAGATCAACGTCCGCCGCCGACTTTCCGGCGTCGATGAGGGCGCGCTTGGCGGCCTCGACCGCCAGATCGCTGGTCGGCTGGTCGTCGCGGGCCTTGTGCCGCTGCTTGATGCCGGTGCGTTCCTGAATCCACTCGTCCGAGGTGTCGACCGTCTTGGCCAGTTCGGCGTTGGTGACGATCTGCTCGGGAAGGAAGGAACCGACGCCGGTCACGGCGCTGCGGGTGACGCTCACTGGAAAGTCTCCATGGCCGCGTCCGCGTCGGGCGCGGGCGGCTGCTCAAGCACGGCGGTCAATCGCTGCAGATTGGCCCCCACCTTGGTCATATAGTCACTGCGGGCCAGATCGACAGCGATCCGGATCGCGGCGCCGAACCCGTCGGCCGTCGCGCCGCCGTGGCTTTTCACCACGATGCCGTTCAGGCCCAGCAGCGGGCCGCCGTTGATGGCGTTGGGGTCGATCCGGGCGCTCATCCGCTTGAGCGCCGCATAGGCCAGCGCCGCCCCGGCCTTGGCCAGCAGGCTGGACGTCAGGGCGTCGCGGGTCAGGCCGCCGATGAATTTGGCCACGCCCTCGGCGGTCTTCAGGGCGATGTTGCCGGTGAAGCCGTCGGTGACGATCACATCGACCGTGCCCTTGGCGATGTCATCGCCCTCGACAAAACCATGGTAGGCCAGCCCGAAGTCGCCCTCACGCAACAGACGGGCGGCCTCACGGACCTCCTCGTGACCCTTCATGTCCTCGGAGCCGACGTTCAGGATACCGATGGTCGGCCTGGCGACGCCGTGCACGGCGGTCATGAAGGCCTCGCCCATGATGGCGAA
Coding sequences within it:
- the plsX gene encoding phosphate acyltransferase PlsX yields the protein MGGDHGPPVVVGGICEYRKRHGGEGVRFLLNGDEAAIRAEMARLGLGDDICDVRHTDKVVAMDEKPATAMRRGKGSSLWNAIEAVKTGEAGAVVSAGNTGALMAISKLILRMSAPGLERPAIVASWPTKRGVTAVLDVGANVESDAAQLVEFAIMGEAFMTAVHGVARPTIGILNVGSEDMKGHEEVREAARLLREGDFGLAYHGFVEGDDIAKGTVDVIVTDGFTGNIALKTAEGVAKFIGGLTRDALTSSLLAKAGAALAYAALKRMSARIDPNAINGGPLLGLNGIVVKSHGGATADGFGAAIRIAVDLARSDYMTKVGANLQRLTAVLEQPPAPDADAAMETFQ